One Vicinamibacterales bacterium genomic window, CCTTCGCGAGCACCGAGTCGGGGGTCAAAGCCGGGACGGTGATCTCGCGATCCTTGTGACGCAGGCGGCCGAGCGGCGCGATCACCGCCGCCGTGCCGACGCCGGCCGCGCCCTGCAGCGTGCCCTTGGCGTGCGCCTCGAACACCTCGTCGATCGAGATGCGGCGCTCGTCGATCGGCGCCTTCATGTCGCGGAGCAGCGTGAGCACGCTGTCGCGCGTGATGCCCGGGAGGATCGTGCCGCCGAGCGGCGGCGTGACCACCGTGCCGTCGATCACGAAGACCACGTTCATCAGCCCGGCCTCTTCCACGTACTTCCGCTCGATGCCGTCGAGCCACAGCACGTTGTGGAAGCCCTTCTTCTGCGCCTCGAGCGCGGCGAGCATGCTGCCGGCGTAGTTGCCGCCGCACTTGGCGGTGCCGGTGCCGCCAGGGAAGGCGCGGACGTAGGTGTCTTCGGCGATCAGATCAACCGCGCCGGAGAAATATGGGCCGCTGGGGCAGGTCTCGATGACGAAGCGGAACGTGTCGGACGGCCGCACGCCCAGCGGCTCGCCGGTGGCGAACAGCACGGGGCGAATGTAGAGCGCCGCGCCCTCGCTTTCCGGAATCCAGTTGCGGTCGAGCTGCACGAGCGCCATGGTTCCGTCGATGAAGATCGAGGCCGGCACTTCGGGCATCGCCATCCGCTGGCACGACCGGCCCATGCGGGCGTGGTTGGCCTGCGGGCGGAACACCGCCGCGCTGCCGCCCGGCCGCGGGAAGGCCTTGAAGCCTTCGAAAATGCCCTGGCCGTAGTGCGCCACCGCCGGCGCGGCGGCGAGCATCTGGGGGCCATACGGGACAATCTTCGGGTCGCCCCATTTGCCGTGGGACCAGTCGGCGATCAGCATGTGATCGCTGAACACGGCACCGAACGCCGATTTGTCGCGGAGTTCCGGGGTGAGGCGGGACGAGGTGGTCTTGGTAATCGGGATAGTGGCAAGCAT contains:
- a CDS encoding branched-chain amino acid aminotransferase, which translates into the protein MLATIPITKTTSSRLTPELRDKSAFGAVFSDHMLIADWSHGKWGDPKIVPYGPQMLAAAPAVAHYGQGIFEGFKAFPRPGGSAAVFRPQANHARMGRSCQRMAMPEVPASIFIDGTMALVQLDRNWIPESEGAALYIRPVLFATGEPLGVRPSDTFRFVIETCPSGPYFSGAVDLIAEDTYVRAFPGGTGTAKCGGNYAGSMLAALEAQKKGFHNVLWLDGIERKYVEEAGLMNVVFVIDGTVVTPPLGGTILPGITRDSVLTLLRDMKAPIDERRISIDEVFEAHAKGTLQGAAGVGTAAVIAPLGRLRHKDREITVPALTPDSVLAKVGAELEGIRTGRIADRHGWLTMI